In Candidatus Desulfofervidus auxilii, one genomic interval encodes:
- a CDS encoding YkgJ family cysteine cluster protein has translation MERAFSCKQCGDCCKGRGGIWTTKKEIETISCYLNITPEVFIKRYCEAKNGHYYIKEKEIEGQAVCIFLKKNGDCAIHPCKPLPCRLWPFWKAILKSEIDWRIAMNVCPGINPKVSFAQFVKEGEIYRQRILGNQVDERKHL, from the coding sequence ATGGAAAGGGCATTTTCTTGTAAACAATGTGGGGATTGTTGTAAAGGAAGAGGTGGTATTTGGACTACCAAAAAAGAAATTGAGACTATTTCTTGTTATTTAAACATCACCCCAGAGGTGTTCATAAAACGTTATTGTGAAGCAAAAAATGGGCACTATTATATTAAAGAAAAGGAGATAGAAGGCCAGGCAGTATGTATATTTCTTAAAAAAAATGGTGATTGTGCTATCCACCCTTGCAAGCCCTTACCATGTCGTTTATGGCCTTTTTGGAAGGCTATTTTAAAAAGTGAAATTGATTGGCGGATTGCCATGAATGTCTGTCCTGGCATCAATCCTAAAGTAAGCTTTGCTCAATTTGTAAAAGAAGGAGAGATTTATCGTCAGAGGATTTTAGGCAACCAGGTAGATGAAAGAAAACATCTATGA
- the pyrF gene encoding orotidine-5'-phosphate decarboxylase has translation MKENIYDVAKNKLIFALDVPDLNTAKKWLRLLSTKVGCFKIGLQLFLEAGTQVIKIVKETTGNKVFLDLKLHDIPSTVLAACHQLQKYQVDFLSVFPPCYPHLFSEFQTGPTKIIGVTVLTYLDTPSLLALGIKEEFAYNPIKLVLRRAQLAKEAGCKGIVCSGQEVKQVKNLLGQEFIAITPGIRLKGNQAYDQKRITTPYEAIKNGSDYLVVGRIIRLAPKPEQVIERILEEISLALRPNQV, from the coding sequence ATGAAAGAAAACATCTATGATGTGGCAAAAAACAAACTTATTTTTGCCCTTGATGTGCCTGATTTAAACACTGCTAAAAAATGGCTACGTCTCTTAAGCACTAAAGTAGGGTGTTTTAAAATTGGTTTACAGCTTTTTCTTGAAGCAGGGACTCAAGTTATAAAAATTGTGAAAGAAACTACAGGAAACAAAGTATTTTTAGACCTGAAGCTTCATGATATTCCTAGCACAGTCTTAGCTGCTTGCCATCAACTCCAAAAGTACCAGGTGGATTTTCTCAGTGTATTTCCTCCCTGTTATCCCCATTTATTTAGTGAATTTCAAACAGGCCCTACTAAAATTATTGGGGTGACGGTTTTAACTTACTTAGACACTCCTAGTCTGCTTGCTTTGGGAATTAAGGAAGAATTTGCCTATAATCCAATTAAACTTGTGCTTCGGCGTGCTCAATTGGCAAAGGAGGCAGGTTGTAAGGGCATTGTTTGTTCAGGACAAGAGGTAAAACAGGTTAAAAATTTACTAGGACAAGAATTTATTGCTATTACTCCTGGCATCCGCCTTAAAGGTAACCAGGCATATGACCAAAAACGAATTACTACCCCTTATGAAGCGATTAAAAATGGGAGTGATTACCTCGTGGTAGGTAGAATCATACGTTTGGCACCTAAACCCGAACAGGTCATAGAACGGATTCTTGAAGAAATTTCCCTTGCCCTTAGACCTAACCAGGTCTAA
- a CDS encoding M16 family metallopeptidase, which translates to MSKYVFFIFLMLGVIMVRDAKAQLPLDTVETFKLPSGLEVIFQENNSAPVVAMQFWVKTGSTHETRSEAGISHLIEHMVFKGTKHYKPGEIACLIEANGGSINAYTSFDYTVYHIVMPSAQWEIGLKVLAEMVKNALFDPQELASEKKVVLEEIRKNEDIPFSVLSDALLATAYQRHPYRYPIIGHTETVTGLKREDILEYYQKWYRPSNMVAVVVGDIKEEQVKKALNSVFSGHFVPSPSITFPSEPPQKELRLLTMKKPFKETYLGLGFPIPGMGEVDAYALDVLSEILGMGDSSRLNIALKLKKPIVHSIATHAFTPKGPGLFIIQSVLETNNLKTALKEIFAQIEEIKQNGISSEELAKAKLNLESEFVYKQETMEGWANTLGFFQVVEGDAKKCADYLTNIQAVTKAKVKEVAQKYLIPQHLSLVAIIPETAKIKLTKKEIYTLWPQKKEQVKNKKSIQKIVLDNGLTLVVKENHRLPTFSLAAAFMGGLRAETPENNGICNFVAKMLMRGTKRHSAVELATLIEDMAGEVDTFSGWNTFGLTAHFLSRFFDDAISLIAEILLEPAFDTEEIDKLRPLILAAIRQKEDKPSALAFSQFYQRVFSHHPYGMDVLGRVETISRIKNTDLTQFYQKYAVPNNLVLVVVGDVEIKEVVKKIKKLFGNWPKKRVKFPQLSLPSLPSSFITVKKHLPKEQVHFVLGNLGTTLYNEDRYPMAVLDAILSGQGGRLFINLRDKKGLAYALTFVHREGIEPGIWAVYMATSPDKLDEALKGVKEEIRRLREKGVEDEEIERAKQYIIGNFVIGLQTNTQQALSMALNERYGLGYNYDEIYQKRIKKVKKSEIIKVIQSYLHEENCVLSLVGPVK; encoded by the coding sequence ATGTCAAAATATGTATTTTTTATCTTTTTAATGCTGGGGGTAATCATGGTAAGAGATGCAAAGGCACAATTGCCCTTGGATACAGTGGAAACTTTCAAATTACCAAGTGGCTTGGAAGTAATTTTTCAAGAAAATAATAGTGCTCCAGTGGTAGCCATGCAATTTTGGGTAAAGACAGGAAGCACTCATGAAACCCGCTCAGAAGCAGGCATAAGCCACTTGATTGAACACATGGTCTTTAAAGGAACAAAACATTATAAACCTGGGGAAATAGCTTGTTTAATTGAGGCCAATGGAGGGAGTATCAATGCTTATACTAGTTTTGATTATACAGTTTATCACATAGTGATGCCCAGTGCCCAGTGGGAAATAGGATTAAAGGTATTAGCTGAGATGGTGAAAAATGCCTTGTTTGACCCCCAAGAATTGGCTAGTGAAAAAAAGGTGGTTTTGGAAGAAATTAGAAAAAATGAAGATATTCCTTTTTCTGTCTTGTCTGATGCACTTTTGGCTACCGCTTATCAGCGTCATCCTTACCGCTATCCTATAATCGGTCATACAGAAACAGTAACGGGTTTAAAACGGGAAGACATATTAGAGTATTACCAAAAATGGTATCGGCCTAGTAATATGGTAGCAGTAGTTGTAGGAGATATAAAAGAAGAACAGGTAAAAAAAGCACTAAACTCTGTTTTTTCTGGTCATTTTGTTCCTTCTCCTTCTATTACATTCCCTTCTGAACCTCCTCAAAAAGAGCTACGTTTACTTACTATGAAAAAACCATTTAAAGAAACTTATTTGGGATTGGGCTTCCCTATTCCAGGAATGGGAGAAGTGGATGCCTATGCCCTGGACGTGCTCTCTGAGATTTTAGGTATGGGTGATAGTTCTCGTCTCAATATAGCCCTAAAGTTAAAAAAACCCATAGTGCACTCTATTGCCACTCATGCCTTTACTCCTAAAGGACCAGGATTATTTATTATCCAGTCAGTATTAGAAACCAATAACCTAAAGACTGCCTTGAAAGAAATCTTTGCTCAAATTGAGGAAATTAAACAAAATGGTATCTCTTCTGAGGAACTAGCCAAGGCAAAATTAAATTTGGAATCAGAGTTTGTTTATAAACAGGAGACTATGGAAGGCTGGGCTAACACCTTAGGTTTCTTTCAGGTGGTAGAAGGAGATGCCAAAAAGTGTGCTGATTATTTGACCAACATTCAAGCAGTGACCAAAGCAAAGGTAAAGGAAGTAGCTCAAAAATATTTAATTCCCCAGCATCTTTCTTTAGTGGCTATAATACCTGAAACAGCCAAGATTAAACTCACGAAAAAAGAGATTTATACCCTTTGGCCACAAAAAAAAGAACAGGTAAAAAATAAAAAAAGTATTCAAAAAATTGTCTTAGATAATGGTTTAACATTGGTAGTGAAAGAAAATCATCGTTTGCCTACTTTTTCTCTAGCAGCTGCGTTTATGGGAGGATTGAGGGCAGAAACACCAGAGAATAATGGTATATGTAATTTTGTGGCCAAAATGTTGATGAGAGGCACAAAAAGACATTCAGCCGTGGAGCTAGCTACCCTTATTGAAGATATGGCAGGAGAAGTGGATACCTTTTCTGGTTGGAATACCTTTGGTCTAACAGCACATTTTCTCAGTCGCTTTTTTGATGATGCAATAAGTCTTATTGCAGAAATTCTGCTGGAACCTGCCTTCGATACTGAGGAAATAGATAAATTACGTCCTTTAATTTTAGCGGCCATTAGGCAAAAAGAAGATAAACCGTCGGCCTTGGCCTTTTCTCAGTTTTATCAGAGGGTTTTTTCACACCATCCTTACGGCATGGATGTGTTAGGGAGGGTAGAGACTATTAGCCGTATAAAAAATACAGATTTGACCCAATTTTATCAAAAATACGCTGTCCCCAATAATTTAGTATTGGTAGTGGTGGGAGATGTAGAAATTAAAGAGGTAGTAAAAAAAATAAAGAAGCTTTTTGGAAATTGGCCTAAGAAAAGGGTAAAATTCCCTCAATTGTCTCTTCCATCCCTTCCTTCATCATTTATTACCGTTAAAAAACATCTTCCCAAAGAGCAAGTCCACTTTGTCCTAGGTAATTTAGGGACTACTCTTTATAATGAAGATAGGTATCCTATGGCCGTTTTAGATGCTATTCTTTCGGGCCAAGGGGGTAGGTTATTCATTAATCTCAGAGATAAAAAGGGACTGGCCTATGCCCTAACTTTTGTCCATAGAGAAGGGATAGAACCAGGGATTTGGGCGGTTTACATGGCTACTAGTCCTGATAAGTTAGATGAAGCCTTAAAGGGAGTAAAGGAAGAAATTAGAAGACTGAGGGAAAAGGGAGTAGAGGATGAGGAAATAGAGCGGGCCAAGCAATATATCATAGGGAACTTTGTTATTGGACTTCAAACTAATACCCAACAAGCTTTATCTATGGCCCTTAATGAACGGTATGGCCTTGGATATAATTATGATGAAATTTATCAAAAAAGGATTAAAAAAGTCAAAAAATCAGAGATAATAAAAGTAATTCAGTCTTATCTCCATGAAGAAAACTGTGTTTTAAGCTTGGTAGGTCCTGTAAAATAA
- the ptsP gene encoding phosphoenolpyruvate--protein phosphotransferase, whose translation MEKRFKGIGVSPGVAIGQALILESKKPCFIYQFLLNTSEVKKEIEHFKKAVESVKREFKQLAKSLKKETTFKEARQILEIYISILSDPMLYKATIKRIKEEKINAEWALLKSLEEIENVFGMIKEDYLKQRIQDVHYVVNRILAILQPRFPSAKQSFPESVIIGHDLSPVEAIKLSSKTAIAFVTETGSLTSHIAIVTQALKLPAVVGVKEITNFIKPAEMVIVDGFQGEVIINPLAETLQYYQERRKEYKQYCDKIEHYALLPARTLEGHTLKVMANVELFEEIPSVLKMGADGIGLFRTEFFYLQQKRLPEEELLYEYFSKVVKAIKPYPVTFRTLDMGGDKLSSALKFEKELNPALGLRAIRFCLKQKNIFRTQLRAILRASAHGDIRILFPLISSLEEIKEAKELLEQVKAELEEERVPYKTSIPVGIMVEVPSAVTLINFLIREIDFLSIGTNDLIQYTLAIDRSNEQVAYLYEPLHPAVLKMIKEIVDVAHQAKVPVNVCGEMAGNPIYIPVLVGLGVDEISLNAQNIPLIKKVLCSISFKEAQNLAKKLVTFGSISEVRECYFNTIGKWIERIEEFTTEKASLTNGTRL comes from the coding sequence ATGGAAAAAAGATTTAAGGGCATAGGGGTATCTCCTGGTGTGGCTATTGGTCAGGCACTGATTTTAGAAAGTAAAAAACCCTGTTTCATTTATCAGTTTTTGTTGAATACCTCAGAGGTAAAAAAAGAAATAGAGCATTTTAAAAAGGCAGTAGAAAGTGTCAAAAGGGAATTCAAACAGTTAGCAAAAAGTTTAAAGAAAGAGACCACATTTAAAGAAGCAAGGCAGATTCTAGAGATATATATCAGTATTCTTTCTGACCCTATGTTATATAAGGCCACAATAAAACGGATAAAAGAAGAAAAGATCAATGCAGAGTGGGCCTTGTTGAAATCTTTAGAAGAGATTGAGAATGTCTTTGGGATGATAAAAGAAGATTATCTTAAACAAAGAATTCAAGATGTCCATTATGTAGTGAATAGAATCTTAGCTATTTTACAGCCTAGGTTCCCTTCAGCTAAACAATCCTTTCCAGAAAGCGTGATTATTGGTCATGATTTGTCCCCAGTGGAGGCCATAAAATTATCTTCTAAAACAGCTATAGCCTTTGTCACAGAGACAGGTAGTTTGACTTCTCATATAGCTATCGTCACCCAAGCCTTAAAGCTACCTGCTGTAGTAGGGGTGAAAGAAATAACCAATTTTATAAAACCAGCAGAGATGGTAATTGTAGATGGTTTCCAAGGAGAAGTGATTATAAATCCTCTTGCTGAAACTCTACAATATTACCAAGAAAGACGGAAAGAATACAAGCAATATTGTGATAAAATTGAACATTATGCCTTACTTCCTGCTAGGACCCTAGAAGGTCACACCTTAAAAGTAATGGCCAATGTAGAATTATTTGAAGAAATTCCCTCTGTATTAAAAATGGGTGCTGATGGAATTGGCCTTTTTAGGACGGAATTTTTCTATCTTCAACAAAAACGTCTACCTGAAGAAGAATTACTTTATGAATATTTTTCAAAGGTAGTCAAGGCAATAAAGCCTTATCCTGTAACCTTTCGCACTTTAGACATGGGAGGAGATAAACTTAGCTCAGCTCTGAAGTTTGAGAAGGAATTAAACCCTGCCCTAGGATTAAGAGCTATTCGTTTTTGCTTGAAACAAAAAAATATTTTCCGAACACAATTACGGGCTATTTTAAGGGCTAGTGCTCATGGAGATATTCGCATTTTGTTTCCTTTAATTTCTAGTTTAGAAGAAATAAAGGAAGCAAAAGAACTTTTAGAACAGGTAAAAGCTGAATTAGAAGAAGAAAGAGTTCCATATAAAACATCTATTCCCGTAGGCATTATGGTAGAAGTACCTTCAGCGGTAACTCTTATTAATTTTTTGATTAGAGAAATAGATTTTCTAAGTATTGGCACCAATGACCTTATTCAATATACATTAGCTATAGACAGAAGTAACGAGCAAGTAGCGTATCTTTATGAACCTCTTCATCCTGCTGTGTTAAAAATGATTAAAGAAATTGTAGATGTTGCTCATCAGGCCAAGGTCCCAGTAAATGTGTGTGGAGAGATGGCAGGAAATCCCATTTATATCCCAGTATTGGTAGGACTTGGGGTGGATGAGATTAGCCTGAATGCTCAAAATATCCCCTTGATTAAAAAAGTTCTCTGCTCTATTTCTTTTAAAGAAGCTCAAAACTTAGCAAAAAAATTAGTTACCTTTGGTAGTATCTCAGAAGTAAGAGAATGTTACTTTAATACCATTGGCAAATGGATAGAGAGGATAGAAGAATTTACAACAGAAAAGGCTAGCCTTACAAATGGAACCCGACTATAA
- a CDS encoding FKBP-type peptidyl-prolyl cis-trans isomerase: MKVGANTMVEIEYTVTLDSGEVVEGGEQAARYSFIFETGQIFPALERKLKDLEPGDTTEVTLAPVEAFGEIKSELMKKVPLSEFPPGLEIEIGHMYRTVDSRGNPMYFSVKEKDEQEALLDFNHPLAGKTLHFKVLITNVRPATSEELAKASSRCMPNEGCSSCSGCE; the protein is encoded by the coding sequence ATGAAAGTTGGTGCCAACACTATGGTGGAAATTGAGTACACAGTTACACTGGACTCAGGAGAAGTAGTGGAAGGAGGGGAACAAGCTGCTCGGTATTCCTTCATTTTTGAAACAGGACAGATTTTTCCTGCGTTGGAAAGAAAATTAAAAGATTTGGAACCAGGAGATACCACAGAAGTAACTCTTGCCCCTGTGGAGGCCTTTGGTGAAATAAAATCAGAGTTGATGAAAAAAGTGCCTTTGTCTGAATTTCCTCCTGGCTTAGAAATAGAGATTGGCCACATGTATCGGACAGTAGATAGCAGAGGAAATCCCATGTATTTTTCAGTAAAAGAGAAAGACGAACAGGAAGCCTTATTAGATTTTAATCACCCCTTAGCTGGTAAAACGCTTCACTTTAAGGTATTAATAACTAATGTTCGTCCTGCCACTTCCGAAGAATTGGCTAAGGCATCTTCTAGATGTATGCCTAATGAGGGATGTTCTTCATGTAGTGGTTGTGAATAG
- a CDS encoding HPr family phosphocarrier protein, with translation MVGYFRVQNKLGLHARPAAKLANLARSLNAEISIIKNNKKADAKSIIDLLALSCQFNDELKVEITGKEAHKAFWLLSQLFETEIGEMIDGKKI, from the coding sequence ATGGTTGGTTATTTTCGGGTTCAAAACAAACTGGGGTTACATGCACGTCCTGCAGCTAAACTAGCTAATCTGGCTAGGAGTTTAAATGCAGAAATAAGCATAATTAAAAATAATAAAAAGGCAGATGCTAAAAGTATCATTGATTTATTAGCTTTATCTTGTCAATTTAATGATGAATTAAAAGTAGAAATAACCGGAAAAGAAGCCCACAAGGCCTTCTGGCTTTTATCTCAATTGTTTGAAACCGAAATAGGAGAAATGATTGATGGAAAAAAGATTTAA
- a CDS encoding PocR ligand-binding domain-containing protein: MKLTDILSTEDWKRLTEEIYEKFGARGLVNDKDGTLVVGSNQWGNEICPQIAKKELRICATAYYYLSKLAQEKKEPAVGECDIGFTKILVPIFYKGEFLGSAGACGLLTEDAEVDTFYIAEALGLDEEEVEKRMVGIKRVSQKEVEAVLAYVKKRLDEILQS; encoded by the coding sequence ATGAAGCTTACAGACATCTTATCCACAGAAGATTGGAAAAGGTTGACAGAAGAAATTTATGAAAAGTTTGGAGCAAGGGGTCTGGTTAATGATAAAGATGGCACTTTGGTAGTAGGCAGCAATCAATGGGGCAACGAAATCTGTCCTCAAATTGCGAAAAAGGAACTTAGAATTTGTGCCACTGCTTATTATTATCTATCGAAGCTAGCTCAGGAAAAGAAAGAACCAGCAGTAGGAGAGTGTGATATTGGTTTTACTAAAATCTTGGTGCCTATCTTTTATAAAGGGGAATTTTTGGGTTCTGCTGGGGCATGTGGACTTTTAACAGAAGATGCTGAAGTAGATACTTTTTATATAGCCGAAGCACTTGGCTTAGATGAGGAAGAAGTAGAAAAGCGGATGGTTGGAATAAAACGGGTTTCTCAGAAAGAAGTAGAAGCAGTTTTAGCATATGTAAAAAAACGTTTGGACGAAATCTTGCAAAGTTAA
- a CDS encoding DUF434 domain-containing protein — protein MKSICDLYLKKRNKIFTIPLQVIEDFRFLLERGYAPMQALDLIGKRFQLSTQQMHLLKRGVCSYKKAKNRRKKRQGLWRLRQALLGIDGHNVLITIESALKGKPLVFTDDGFIRDISGVSANYRPTSATKQALNLIFEILILYNPLQVDWYFDAPLSHSGKLANETQRMSESYGIKGQAQAVPVPENFLKFYGLIATSDSELIDTCMEVIDLAGEVLKFYSLPLSLYRF, from the coding sequence ATGAAGTCAATATGTGACTTGTATTTAAAAAAGAGAAATAAAATTTTTACTATTCCCCTCCAGGTAATTGAGGACTTCCGTTTTTTATTGGAAAGAGGATATGCACCTATGCAGGCATTGGATTTAATCGGTAAACGATTTCAGCTCTCTACTCAACAAATGCATCTGCTTAAACGAGGGGTATGTAGCTATAAAAAAGCAAAAAATAGGCGAAAAAAAAGACAGGGACTTTGGCGATTAAGGCAAGCCTTGTTAGGAATAGATGGGCATAATGTATTAATTACTATAGAAAGCGCCTTAAAAGGTAAACCATTGGTTTTTACAGATGATGGTTTTATAAGAGATATTTCTGGTGTTTCAGCTAACTATCGTCCTACATCGGCTACCAAACAGGCTTTGAATTTAATATTTGAGATATTAATCCTTTATAATCCTTTGCAAGTAGATTGGTATTTTGATGCACCGCTTTCGCATAGTGGCAAATTGGCAAATGAGACCCAGAGAATGTCAGAATCTTATGGTATCAAGGGTCAGGCTCAGGCTGTGCCTGTGCCAGAAAATTTTTTAAAATTTTATGGTTTAATTGCCACTAGTGATAGTGAACTCATTGACACCTGTATGGAGGTTATTGATTTAGCTGGAGAGGTATTAAAATTTTATTCTTTACCTTTATCATTATATCGGTTCTAA
- the acpS gene encoding holo-ACP synthase produces the protein MIYGIGVDLVYIPRVMKLLERWGERFRQRIFTEREIKYSFSKKLFQYELAARIGAKEAFAKALGLGWRQGLKWKDVEVVNLNTGQPVLNLYGRAQEICNEIGIKNCFVSLTHDRDYAVAVVILEKFF, from the coding sequence ATGATTTACGGTATAGGAGTGGATTTGGTTTATATTCCTAGGGTGATGAAGCTTTTGGAGCGCTGGGGAGAACGTTTTAGACAACGCATTTTTACGGAGAGAGAAATAAAATATAGTTTTTCTAAAAAATTATTTCAATATGAACTGGCAGCCCGTATCGGAGCCAAGGAGGCCTTTGCTAAGGCACTAGGATTGGGCTGGCGGCAGGGATTGAAATGGAAAGATGTGGAAGTAGTCAATTTAAATACAGGACAACCGGTGCTTAACCTTTATGGTCGAGCCCAAGAAATATGTAATGAAATAGGGATAAAAAACTGCTTTGTCTCCCTAACGCATGATAGGGATTACGCGGTAGCGGTAGTAATATTAGAAAAATTTTTCTAA
- a CDS encoding PilZ domain-containing protein, protein MIDADKRRFFRKETSNVVFYKGSGIKGIGRIRNLSSKGALIETDKRPPSPSSHLELAIGVETFYGLTAKVVWVKKATIDKWYFGVEFDNIQEFPALNIR, encoded by the coding sequence ATGATTGATGCAGATAAAAGGCGTTTCTTCAGAAAGGAAACTTCAAATGTAGTATTTTATAAGGGAAGTGGGATAAAAGGTATAGGTAGAATTCGTAATTTGAGCTCTAAAGGAGCCTTGATAGAAACAGACAAAAGGCCTCCATCTCCATCTTCTCATCTAGAATTAGCCATCGGAGTGGAAACGTTTTATGGGTTAACTGCAAAAGTGGTTTGGGTAAAAAAAGCAACTATAGACAAATGGTATTTTGGGGTTGAGTTTGACAATATTCAGGAATTTCCTGCTTTAAATATCAGGTAA
- a CDS encoding YcaO-like family protein, protein MFYKLRLMRSTVFDLLSAVPTKEMAIEDIIAYLHSHPNDKFMHKYLIIRLGEFGKDGLDQLIEKAKKREDFLLLASLYQTCISYPKFYNLRKKFDDIDLQTLADYTPLIYIRWSLDGNLEARCFWMDVFAKNKYLHRKLPLLEDIEFPIPFNLENLMKNEKVVHIEDIYSGSEDKSFNTGTAMRRVEPRETIDRLLKNPTIQDLLLPDEVKLTCSISPYAFIRGWKMEIGVSVGRNNWNAHGVVSEYGKGLTEEQARASTLMEIVERYSAIGNFFDGQSIGYKEEFSLIKASYSEMSDRGYNVLDPNKMNLEVPYQDQELYWVMAEEVNKKGSHQIYIPAQFVFLISSGNFDEIDLYSQGTSTNGLASGNTIEEAKLTALLEYIERDSEKITLFSPDRCFLLQAEGTVTGEILNTWEKKGVHIYFLDLTSEFGVPCYKAFFIHKRGGISRGWGAHLDGRIAINRALCELTSSQFCYGNYSTISLAEEIQRTIRYEELPNYSSGNVDKDLWMLEKLLITNGFNPIYVNLTRKDLDIPVIRVVIPGLEMLPDLDRYSNFNERLFRNYLEIIK, encoded by the coding sequence ATGTTTTACAAATTGAGATTAATGCGAAGCACCGTTTTTGACCTTCTTTCTGCTGTCCCCACTAAGGAAATGGCTATTGAAGATATTATTGCCTATCTTCATTCTCATCCTAACGATAAGTTTATGCATAAGTATTTAATAATTCGGTTGGGAGAATTTGGTAAAGATGGGCTTGACCAATTAATAGAGAAAGCCAAAAAAAGAGAAGATTTTTTATTATTAGCATCCCTTTACCAGACATGTATTTCCTACCCTAAATTTTATAATTTGAGAAAGAAATTTGACGATATAGATTTACAGACATTAGCTGATTATACACCCCTGATTTATATAAGATGGTCTTTAGATGGGAATTTAGAAGCTCGCTGTTTCTGGATGGATGTGTTTGCTAAGAATAAATACTTACACAGGAAATTGCCATTGTTAGAGGATATTGAATTCCCTATTCCATTTAATTTGGAAAACCTTATGAAAAATGAAAAAGTGGTTCATATAGAAGATATATATTCAGGTTCAGAAGATAAATCCTTTAATACAGGCACAGCCATGAGGAGGGTAGAACCAAGAGAGACTATAGATAGGCTTTTGAAAAATCCTACCATCCAGGACTTATTGCTTCCTGACGAAGTGAAGCTTACCTGTTCTATTAGCCCTTATGCCTTTATAAGAGGTTGGAAAATGGAGATAGGTGTATCTGTGGGTAGAAATAATTGGAATGCCCATGGTGTAGTCTCAGAATATGGAAAGGGTCTAACAGAGGAACAGGCAAGGGCCTCTACTTTAATGGAGATTGTAGAAAGATATTCGGCCATAGGAAACTTTTTTGATGGCCAATCTATAGGATACAAGGAAGAATTTAGTTTAATTAAAGCCAGCTATAGTGAAATGAGTGATAGGGGATACAATGTGTTAGACCCAAACAAAATGAATCTTGAAGTTCCTTATCAAGACCAAGAATTATATTGGGTGATGGCTGAGGAAGTAAATAAAAAAGGTAGTCATCAAATTTATATACCAGCTCAATTTGTTTTTCTTATCTCTTCTGGAAATTTTGATGAAATTGACCTTTACAGTCAAGGCACCTCAACAAATGGTCTGGCTTCAGGGAATACTATAGAAGAAGCTAAACTTACTGCCTTATTAGAATACATAGAAAGAGATTCAGAAAAGATAACACTTTTTTCCCCAGATAGGTGTTTCTTGCTCCAAGCAGAAGGCACGGTTACAGGCGAAATCCTGAATACCTGGGAGAAAAAAGGTGTTCATATATATTTTTTAGACTTAACATCTGAATTTGGAGTCCCCTGTTACAAGGCATTTTTTATTCACAAAAGAGGAGGCATTTCTAGGGGTTGGGGTGCACATCTGGATGGCAGAATTGCCATAAACAGGGCATTATGTGAGCTAACATCCAGCCAGTTTTGTTATGGCAATTATTCTACCATATCTTTGGCTGAAGAGATTCAAAGGACAATAAGATATGAAGAACTTCCCAATTATTCCTCAGGAAATGTAGATAAAGATTTATGGATGTTGGAAAAATTGTTAATAACCAATGGTTTCAATCCCATATATGTCAATTTAACAAGAAAAGATTTAGACATACCTGTAATAAGAGTGGTAATACCTGGACTGGAAATGTTACCTGATTTAGATAGATACTCTAATTTTAATGAAAGATTATTTAGGAACTATTTAGAAATTATTAAATAG
- the smpB gene encoding SsrA-binding protein SmpB has product MEPDYKKVICTNKKAYYNYNIEQTYEAGLVLKGTEVKSLRLGKVSLSDSYAEIKDNQLYLINCHISHYPFATHDQHEPLRPKKLLLHKREIKRLIGKLKQRGLTLIPLRIYFYKGKAKVELGLAKGKRKIDKREEIKKRDEERLMEKRYKIK; this is encoded by the coding sequence ATGGAACCCGACTATAAAAAGGTTATTTGCACTAATAAAAAAGCTTATTATAACTATAACATTGAACAAACTTATGAAGCAGGTTTAGTATTAAAAGGCACAGAAGTTAAATCTTTACGACTAGGGAAGGTAAGTCTGAGTGATAGCTACGCAGAAATAAAAGATAACCAGCTTTATTTAATTAACTGCCATATATCTCATTATCCTTTTGCCACCCATGACCAACATGAGCCTCTTCGACCCAAAAAGCTGTTATTACATAAAAGAGAAATCAAACGCTTAATTGGAAAATTGAAACAGAGGGGGCTGACTCTTATTCCTTTGCGGATTTATTTTTATAAAGGAAAAGCAAAAGTAGAATTGGGGCTGGCTAAAGGTAAAAGGAAGATCGATAAAAGAGAAGAGATAAAAAAACGAGATGAAGAAAGACTCATGGAAAAAAGATATAAAATCAAATGA